The following coding sequences are from one Arthrobacter crystallopoietes window:
- the ftsZ gene encoding cell division protein FtsZ, with the protein MAAPQNYLAVIKVVGIGGGGVNAVNRMIEVGLRGVEFIAINTDAQALLMSDADVKLDVGRELTRGLGAGADPEVGRKAAEDHAEEIEEVLRGADMVFVTAGEGGGTGTGGAPVVARIARSLGALTIGVVTRPFTFEGRRRSNQAESGIETLRDEVDTLIVIPNDRLLSISDRNVSMLDAFRSADQVLLSGVQGITDLITTPGLINLDFADVKSVMQGAGSALMGIGSARGEDRAVKAAELAIASPLLEASIDGAHGVLLSIQGGSDLGLFEINEAARLVQEVAHPEANIIFGAVIDDALGDEARVTVIAAGFDQVDVTSAAQPAQKPANAPAAPAVPPTQPAEHAQVPAAAPAASSGSWGQMPQRYDVPADAGFDVDLPAVVEPDLTAGRTDDLDVPDFLK; encoded by the coding sequence GTGGCAGCACCGCAAAATTACTTGGCCGTCATTAAAGTCGTCGGCATCGGCGGCGGTGGAGTGAACGCCGTCAACCGAATGATCGAGGTAGGGCTCCGCGGCGTGGAGTTCATTGCCATCAATACCGATGCGCAGGCTCTGCTCATGAGCGATGCGGACGTCAAGCTTGACGTGGGGCGTGAACTTACGCGTGGACTGGGCGCAGGCGCTGATCCGGAAGTTGGACGCAAGGCTGCCGAAGACCACGCTGAGGAAATCGAAGAAGTGCTTCGCGGCGCCGACATGGTTTTCGTAACTGCCGGTGAAGGCGGCGGGACCGGTACCGGTGGCGCTCCGGTGGTGGCACGTATCGCGCGTTCTCTGGGTGCGCTGACCATCGGTGTCGTTACCCGTCCGTTCACTTTCGAGGGCCGCCGGCGGTCGAACCAGGCCGAAAGCGGTATCGAGACGCTGCGTGATGAAGTGGACACGCTGATCGTGATTCCCAACGACAGGCTGCTCTCCATCAGCGACCGTAACGTGTCGATGCTCGACGCTTTCCGCTCGGCCGATCAGGTCCTGCTGTCCGGCGTCCAGGGCATCACCGATCTGATCACCACGCCGGGCTTGATCAACCTGGACTTCGCTGACGTGAAGTCCGTCATGCAGGGCGCCGGCTCGGCCCTGATGGGTATCGGTTCCGCCCGGGGCGAGGACCGTGCGGTCAAGGCTGCCGAACTGGCCATCGCGTCGCCGCTGCTGGAAGCATCCATCGACGGTGCGCATGGCGTGCTGCTGTCCATCCAGGGCGGTTCGGACCTCGGTCTGTTCGAAATCAACGAGGCTGCCCGCCTCGTCCAGGAAGTGGCCCACCCGGAGGCGAACATCATCTTCGGCGCGGTCATCGACGATGCCCTCGGTGACGAGGCCCGCGTCACGGTGATCGCCGCAGGTTTTGATCAGGTGGATGTTACGTCCGCAGCGCAGCCTGCGCAGAAGCCTGCGAACGCCCCGGCAGCGCCGGCAGTTCCGCCGACCCAGCCTGCCGAACACGCACAGGTACCGGCAGCCGCGCCTGCAGCTTCCAGCGGCAGCTGGGGGCAGATGCCGCAGCGTTACGACGTCCCGGCGGATGCAGGTTTCGACGTAGACCTGCCTGCCGTCGTCGAGCCGGACCTGACGGCCGGTCGCACGGATGACCTGGACGTTCCGGATTTC
- a CDS encoding cell division protein FtsQ/DivIB gives MRVNSGKVGVLPADTGTKIAPVAKPARPKVRKKNRAPSGAPGSIPDEKVGPAPRSTTVVAFPEPPGRKLRRRIWIGVATAAVLVVALILVLVFSPVLAIKTITVTGTDLTSEKTVDEALAPLKEQPLPQVGDDDVRPLLEGLPAVLDVTVEARPPSELAVEITERIPVAVLETGKTFALIDAEGKRIGSVKERKSAELPLIDESAASKDQEIFQTITAVLSALPADILAQLEHASAKSIDSVELQLTNGQKVLWGNDSQLELKAKVFEALLNAPEPEVEVEVYDVSTPTMPVTR, from the coding sequence GTGCGGGTCAATTCGGGCAAAGTCGGTGTCCTGCCGGCGGATACCGGGACGAAGATCGCGCCGGTGGCAAAGCCGGCACGACCGAAGGTGCGCAAGAAAAACCGGGCTCCGTCCGGCGCGCCCGGATCCATCCCGGACGAGAAGGTTGGGCCTGCCCCGCGCAGCACAACGGTTGTAGCCTTTCCGGAACCTCCCGGCAGGAAACTGCGCCGTCGGATCTGGATTGGCGTTGCAACAGCAGCGGTACTGGTGGTGGCCCTGATCCTGGTACTGGTGTTCTCGCCGGTCTTGGCGATCAAAACCATCACGGTCACCGGCACCGATCTGACGTCGGAGAAAACAGTGGACGAGGCACTTGCGCCGCTGAAAGAACAACCGTTGCCGCAGGTTGGTGACGACGACGTGCGGCCGCTGCTGGAGGGGCTGCCGGCCGTTCTGGACGTCACTGTTGAAGCTCGGCCGCCGTCGGAACTCGCCGTGGAAATCACGGAACGAATTCCTGTTGCCGTTCTGGAAACGGGCAAGACTTTCGCCCTGATCGACGCAGAAGGCAAACGGATCGGCTCAGTGAAAGAGCGCAAGTCCGCCGAGCTGCCGTTGATTGACGAGAGCGCTGCCAGCAAGGACCAGGAGATATTCCAGACCATCACGGCTGTCCTCAGCGCGCTTCCGGCGGACATCCTGGCCCAGTTGGAACATGCCTCTGCCAAGTCAATCGACTCGGTCGAGCTGCAGCTGACCAACGGACAAAAAGTGCTGTGGGGCAACGACAGCCAGCTGGAGTTGAAGGCCAAGGTTTTCGAAGCCTTGCTCAACGCGCCCGAACCAGAGGTTGAGGTAGAGGTTTACGACGTATCGACCCCGACCATGCCGGTCACGCGTTGA